A genomic region of Chloroflexota bacterium contains the following coding sequences:
- a CDS encoding VOC family protein, translating into MKQITPCLWFDSNAEEAVSLYMSVFPNAKILSMSRYGEGGPGPAGQVMVAMFEINGQEYMALNGGPQYKPTPAVSFLVNCETQAEVDHLWEKLSEGGHKDQCGWLQDRFGFSWQIVPTALGELMGDPDPLKAGRVMQAMLKMGKLDIAELQRAYDGG; encoded by the coding sequence ATGAAACAGATCACCCCGTGTCTCTGGTTCGACAGCAACGCCGAGGAAGCGGTCAGTCTCTATATGTCCGTCTTCCCCAACGCCAAAATCCTGTCGATGTCCCGCTACGGCGAGGGCGGGCCCGGCCCGGCCGGCCAGGTTATGGTCGCCATGTTCGAGATCAACGGTCAGGAATACATGGCGTTGAATGGCGGCCCGCAGTACAAGCCGACCCCGGCCGTCTCATTCCTCGTCAACTGCGAGACGCAGGCCGAAGTGGACCACCTTTGGGAGAAACTTTCCGAAGGCGGCCACAAAGATCAGTGCGGCTGGCTGCAGGATCGTTTCGGCTTCTCGTGGCAGATTGTGCCGACCGCGCTGGGCGAGCTCATGGGCGACCCCGACCCGCTGAAGGCCGGCCGGGTGATGCAGGCGATGCTGAAGATGGGCAAGCTGGATATCGCGGAGTTGCAGCGGGCGTACGACGGAGGGTAG
- a CDS encoding GIY-YIG nuclease family protein, whose protein sequence is MTTKQPAVYILASQRNGTLYVGVTGNLSRRVWQHKNDEVVGFTRQYHVHILVYYEVFDDMRAAIEREKQLKKWNRAWKIELIERANPQWRDLSDELV, encoded by the coding sequence ATGACCACCAAGCAGCCGGCGGTGTACATCCTTGCAAGTCAAAGGAATGGTACGCTCTATGTTGGCGTAACCGGTAATTTGTCGCGGCGGGTCTGGCAGCATAAGAATGACGAGGTCGTGGGGTTCACACGCCAGTATCATGTGCATATTCTGGTGTACTACGAGGTCTTTGACGATATGCGCGCAGCCATTGAGCGCGAGAAGCAGTTGAAGAAATGGAATCGCGCATGGAAGATCGAGTTGATCGAGCGGGCCAATCCGCAATGGCGCGATCTTTCAGATGAGTTGGTCTGA
- a CDS encoding DUF1801 domain-containing protein, whose translation MPAKPRTVDEFVEAKVLPELWPVVALIRKLMKENAPKAQELISYGIPAYKTERIIAVISPTKKDITLSFSRGAQFDDKYDMLRGVGKSSKHVKIKSIADANATALRYYIKQAVKMDV comes from the coding sequence ATGCCTGCAAAGCCGAGGACCGTTGACGAGTTTGTAGAAGCGAAAGTGCTGCCGGAGCTCTGGCCGGTGGTGGCGCTGATCCGCAAGCTGATGAAGGAGAATGCGCCGAAAGCACAGGAACTGATCAGCTACGGCATCCCGGCGTACAAGACCGAGCGGATCATCGCGGTCATCAGCCCGACCAAGAAGGACATCACATTGTCGTTCTCGCGCGGCGCGCAGTTTGACGACAAATATGATATGCTTCGGGGCGTCGGCAAAAGCTCAAAGCACGTGAAGATCAAGAGCATCGCGGACGCCAATGCCACCGCGCTGCGATACTATATCAAGCAGGCCGTGAAGATGGATGTCTAG
- a CDS encoding Zn-ribbon domain-containing OB-fold protein, translated as MPETHLPQIWRLRDQRYRLEGAQCAACGEKIFPAKEICPNCKGDQFTPYVFSGRGEIYSYSVMYQAPHGFDKDLPYTVALVKLAEGPIITAQLTDIDPGEAEIGQLVEMVTRVLGEEGELGAIEYGYKFRPLLQS; from the coding sequence ATGCCCGAAACCCATCTGCCGCAGATCTGGCGGCTGCGCGACCAGCGCTACCGGCTGGAAGGCGCGCAGTGTGCCGCGTGCGGCGAGAAGATCTTCCCCGCAAAGGAGATCTGCCCGAACTGCAAGGGCGACCAGTTTACGCCGTACGTGTTTAGCGGCCGCGGCGAGATCTATTCGTATTCGGTGATGTACCAGGCGCCGCACGGCTTCGACAAGGACCTGCCGTACACGGTGGCGCTCGTCAAGCTGGCCGAGGGACCGATCATCACGGCGCAGTTGACCGACATCGATCCGGGCGAAGCCGAAATTGGCCAGCTGGTGGAGATGGTAACGCGCGTGCTGGGTGAGGAGGGCGAACTCGGCGCGATCGAGTACGGCTACAAGTTCAGGCCGCTGTTGCAGTCCTGA